In Rattus norvegicus strain BN/NHsdMcwi chromosome 3, GRCr8, whole genome shotgun sequence, a genomic segment contains:
- the Cpne8l1 gene encoding copine-8-like → MFIIRKTVINHVARYASSVKDGSQYFVLLIVTDGVISDMAQTKESIVNASKLPMSIIIVGVGPAEFDAMVELDGDDVRVSSKGKYAERDIVQFVPFRDYIDRSGNHILSMARLAKDVLAEIPEQFLSYMRARGIKPSPAPPPYTPPTHVLQTQI, encoded by the coding sequence ATGTTTATTATAAGAAAAACCGTAATAAACCACGTAGCAAGATATGCATCCTCTGTAAAAGATGGCTCCCAGTACTTTGTGCTCCTCATTGTGACGGACGGCGTCATCTCAGATATGGCTCAGACTAAAGAATCCATAGTGAACGCCTCCAAGCTCCCCATGTCAATAATTATAGTAGGTGTTGGCCCTGCAGAATTTGATGCAATGGTTGAACTGGATGGGGATGATGTGAGAGTTTCCTCCAAAGGGAAATATGCCGAAAGAGACATTGTACAGTTTGTGCCATTCAGGGATTATATTGACCGAAGTGGAAACCACATCCTGAGCATGGCTAGACTGGCCAAAGATGTCTTAGCTGAGATCCCTGAGCAGTTCCTCTCCTACATGAGAGCCAGAGGAATTAAGCCATCGCCCGCACCTCCGCCCTACACCCCTCCCACACACGTGCTGCAGACGCAGATATGA